Proteins encoded within one genomic window of Candidatus Atribacteria bacterium ADurb.Bin276:
- the ddl_2 gene encoding D-alanine--D-alanine ligase — MKEESSKGTPPLIRKKGGSKMQKSLGPVINLEEHVYPDWWRRIFNSIYLKTDADVVEDSEITRKEVNLFIEAVSLSPDDKILDLCCGQGRHSLELARRNMKNIYALDRSHYLIQKAKIQTKKEGLGIQFREGDARKLPYSSDFFDVVLILGNSFGYFETVQDDIKVLKEIFRVLKPWGRLLIDVADGEFLAAHYEPRSWEWIDKKYFVCRERSLSADGHRLISREIVNHVDRGVIVDQFYGERLYTEDELSQLLKNSGFNDIVFHGKISSNSQRNQDLGMMKQRIIVSSRVKKPWTPGKKKLPPSIRRVAVLFGDPGKPDILKPSSVFDDDDFYTIDQLKSALHELREYSFIYLDNHQKLVNNLISLRGKIDLVFNLCDEGFNNDPRMELHIPSFLEMIGIPYTGSGPQCLSYCYDKSLVRGMAREMNIPVPKAFFIKPEDTIFDLMINFPVIVKPNFGDASFGITQKSVAYKIEELMNAISDIRGQFGYDKPILVEEFITGSDLSLGIIGNSPESYLVLPLLEEDYSELPVELPKICGYEAKWLPDSPYWKIKSVKAKIHEETEKLIIGSSLKLFERLECRDYVRFDWRLDDLGNPRLLEVNPNPGWCWDGHLAKMAKLAGISYAELLESILKAAEVRFGFRSLNGVKKTFNNDHQITNQEIILK, encoded by the coding sequence ATGAAAGAAGAGTCATCAAAAGGGACTCCCCCTTTAATCCGGAAAAAAGGTGGGAGTAAAATGCAAAAATCTTTAGGACCGGTCATTAATTTAGAGGAGCATGTTTACCCTGATTGGTGGCGAAGAATATTTAATTCAATTTATTTAAAAACCGATGCCGATGTTGTTGAAGATAGTGAAATAACCCGCAAAGAGGTCAATTTGTTTATCGAAGCTGTTTCACTATCTCCTGATGATAAAATATTAGATCTTTGCTGTGGTCAGGGAAGGCATTCTTTAGAGTTAGCACGACGAAACATGAAAAATATCTATGCATTAGACCGCTCCCATTACTTAATACAGAAAGCTAAAATTCAAACAAAAAAAGAGGGTTTAGGTATCCAATTTCGAGAAGGAGATGCGAGAAAACTTCCCTATTCAAGTGATTTTTTTGATGTGGTTCTTATTTTAGGAAATAGCTTTGGATATTTTGAGACTGTTCAAGATGATATTAAGGTTTTAAAAGAAATTTTCCGGGTTTTGAAGCCTTGGGGACGGTTATTAATAGATGTCGCTGATGGCGAGTTTTTAGCTGCCCATTATGAACCCCGTTCATGGGAATGGATTGACAAAAAATATTTTGTTTGTCGAGAACGATCCCTTTCGGCTGATGGTCATCGACTTATTTCTCGAGAAATAGTCAATCATGTGGATCGAGGAGTCATAGTTGATCAATTTTATGGAGAAAGACTTTACACTGAAGATGAACTCAGCCAACTCCTAAAAAATTCTGGTTTCAATGATATTGTTTTTCATGGAAAAATATCTTCAAATTCTCAAAGAAATCAAGATTTAGGTATGATGAAACAAAGAATAATCGTTAGTTCTCGAGTAAAAAAACCTTGGACCCCAGGTAAGAAAAAGTTACCACCAAGTATTCGACGAGTTGCAGTTTTATTCGGTGATCCAGGGAAGCCTGACATTTTAAAACCATCATCAGTTTTTGATGACGATGATTTTTATACCATAGACCAACTGAAATCAGCTTTGCATGAATTAAGAGAATATAGTTTTATATATCTCGATAATCATCAAAAACTGGTAAATAATCTCATTTCCCTGAGAGGGAAAATTGACTTGGTTTTTAATTTGTGTGATGAGGGTTTTAATAATGATCCTCGCATGGAGTTACATATCCCCTCTTTTTTAGAAATGATAGGAATTCCCTATACGGGATCCGGACCTCAATGTTTATCTTATTGTTATGATAAATCATTAGTAAGAGGAATGGCTCGGGAGATGAATATTCCAGTTCCGAAAGCGTTTTTTATTAAGCCGGAAGACACCATATTTGATCTCATGATAAATTTTCCGGTCATTGTAAAGCCAAATTTTGGTGATGCAAGTTTTGGAATTACCCAAAAAAGCGTAGCTTATAAAATTGAAGAATTGATGAATGCTATATCGGATATTCGTGGCCAGTTTGGTTATGATAAACCAATTTTGGTTGAAGAATTTATAACTGGTTCAGATCTTAGTTTAGGAATTATTGGGAATTCCCCCGAATCATACCTGGTACTTCCTTTATTGGAGGAAGATTATTCAGAACTACCGGTGGAATTACCAAAAATTTGTGGATATGAAGCAAAGTGGCTTCCTGACTCGCCCTATTGGAAAATTAAGTCGGTTAAAGCTAAAATTCATGAAGAGACTGAAAAATTAATCATAGGAAGTTCGTTGAAACTTTTTGAAAGATTGGAATGTCGGGATTATGTTCGTTTTGATTGGCGTTTGGATGATTTAGGGAATCCACGACTATTAGAAGTTAATCCTAACCCAGGTTGGTGTTGGGACGGGCATTTAGCTAAAATGGCAAAATTGGCTGGAATATCATATGCTGAATTGTTAGAATCAATATTAAAAGCAGCTGAGGTTCGTTTTGGGTTTAGGAGCTTAAATGGGGTAAAGAAAACTTTTAATAATGATCATCAAATAACTAATCAAGAAATAATTTTAAAATAA
- the corA gene encoding Magnesium transport protein CorA, with translation MDSTNFTQDELDGSLQSGENQAIKKNDQEELFHIFTYSENQYREIKIKEADEIDDLRDSQSITWINVDGICQENILTKIGSIFGIHHLVLEDILDTTQRPKVEDYENYLYIVVKMIYSQNQSDEIISEQVSLILGDKFVISFQEEKKGDVFEEIRNRIRLGRGRLRKAGADYLVYALLDAIVDNYFLMVEQIGDQLEELEDELVDHPSSKILPRIHFLKRNMIFFRTSIWPMREVIGSLERREFPFIEKSTVVYLRDIYDHITQLIDTIETDRELISSMIDIYLSSINNRLNEVMKVLTMIATIFMPLSFIAGIYGMNFRFMPELYWKWGYAITLFTMGGIALIMLFFFKKKKWL, from the coding sequence ATGGACAGTACCAATTTTACTCAAGATGAATTGGATGGTTCCCTTCAAAGTGGAGAAAATCAAGCTATTAAAAAAAATGACCAGGAAGAACTATTTCATATATTCACGTATAGTGAAAATCAATACCGAGAAATTAAAATAAAAGAGGCAGATGAAATAGACGATTTAAGAGATAGTCAGTCAATAACCTGGATTAATGTTGATGGTATCTGTCAGGAAAATATTTTAACCAAGATTGGATCGATATTTGGTATACATCATCTCGTGTTGGAAGATATACTCGACACTACCCAACGCCCAAAAGTCGAAGATTATGAAAATTATCTCTATATTGTTGTAAAAATGATATATAGCCAGAACCAGTCGGATGAAATCATTTCAGAACAGGTGAGTCTTATATTAGGAGACAAATTTGTTATCTCTTTTCAAGAAGAAAAAAAAGGAGATGTTTTCGAAGAGATAAGAAATCGCATTCGTCTCGGTAGGGGTCGGTTGAGAAAAGCAGGAGCCGATTATTTGGTTTACGCTCTCCTGGATGCGATCGTCGATAATTATTTTCTCATGGTGGAACAAATCGGGGATCAATTAGAAGAATTAGAAGATGAATTGGTTGACCATCCTTCCTCAAAAATTTTACCGAGGATTCATTTTTTAAAAAGGAATATGATATTTTTTCGAACCTCTATTTGGCCCATGCGTGAAGTGATCGGTTCTTTAGAAAGACGTGAGTTTCCCTTTATTGAAAAATCCACCGTCGTTTATTTACGGGATATATATGACCATATTACTCAACTTATCGATACAATTGAAACTGATCGAGAATTAATTTCCAGTATGATTGATATTTACCTATCGAGTATCAATAATCGTTTAAATGAAGTGATGAAAGTTCTAACCATGATTGCTACCATTTTTATGCCCCTTTCTTTTATCGCAGGAATCTATGGCATGAACTTTCGTTTTATGCCTGAACTGTATTGGAAATGGGGGTATGCAATTACCTTGTTCACCATGGGAGGAATAGCGTTGATTATGTTATTTTTCTTTAAAAAGAAGAAATGGCTATGA